From the genome of Ananas comosus cultivar F153 linkage group 16, ASM154086v1, whole genome shotgun sequence, one region includes:
- the LOC109722277 gene encoding regulator of telomere elongation helicase 1 isoform X2: MPIYKIRGIDVDFPFEAYDCQIVYMEKVIQSLQEGRNALLESPTGTGKTLCLLCATLAWRKSFGDFSTIGNEDRSWGSGSQPSSSQSTEQPRSNFPVIIYTSRTHSQLKQVIRELRTSNYRPKMAILGSREQMCIHDEVRSVRGRAQNNACHYVCRKRLCRHHSHVSEYVKKHHGLGNEPFDIEDLVNIGRTKGPCPYYVSRELHKTADILFAPYNYLIDPGNRRSLTGIPWSNAVLIFDEAHNLESICADAASFDLPSSYLTACISEAKQCIDICIAKRAIDKSADKQLDPENYAILRALLLKLEKRIAEVAIESKELGFTRPGNYIYEFLSDLNITYETANMLISTIDNASLLLEEGITPETGVPVKMKGTLCRLESIRDILNIIFRDGGRVHAKYYRFHVQESQPSFADSFRGKGSRVLSWWCFNPGLAMEEFVKLGIRSIILTSGTLSPLDSFAMELNLEFPVRLENPHVISSNQICVGVVPTGPSGYPFNSSYRTRDSLEYKQELGNAIVNFARIVPDGLLVFFPSYYMMDQCIECWKSMILADAIVFQSHASSAVLSTIWERICKHKQPVVEPKQSSLFPHAIEDFETKLRDSSTSGAIFFAVCRGKVSEGLDFADQAGRAVLITGMPFSMKTDPKVRLKREYLDQQAQSVKKDSKALTGEEWYVQQATRAVNQAVGRVLRHRHDYGAIIFCDERFAQQNHQSQMSYWLRPHIKCYTKFGDVVFTLTRFFREKDSFGPLRPKQPEISKTGKLSLSQDKTSSLKSLASLTSLASTAENYVTKSSLVIPAIATDNSYDQFGHIVPANRSNLSNKYINHTSQHSGDQFSFRKRSGENENNKRNSQYQDDEVIDLTGDALLCKKSAEDVMTPISFKKLKLYERSNVMVESRNASSSKLLHNADSTFSLEKSPGDRSSERGNKKISQLPSSDPVGFGANSNYEEAQSHQGGTKSSSFPSGDEETRGSAFLAQVQEKLTATEYKEFVGFMKALKLKTMKISPVLESIARLFSSPGRLSLLKRFKDFVPAKYHDIYEQLLRTHGAADNT, from the exons ATGCCGATCTACAAGATTAGGGGGATCGATGTCGATTTCCCCTTCGAAGCCTACGATTGCCAGATCGTCTACATGGAGAAGGTCATCCAATCCTTACAGGAG GGACGCAATGCTTTGCTGGAGAGTCCCACAGGAACGGGGAAAACACTCTGCCTCTTATGCGCCACTTTGGCTTGGAGGAAGAGCTTTGGTGATTTCTCAACTATCGGTAATGAAGATAGGAGTTGGGGTTCGGGGAGTCAGCCGAGCAGCAGTCAATCAACGGAGCAACCACGATCAAATTTTCCGGTGATTATATACACGTCACGAACTCACAGCCAACTGAAGCAGGTCATAAGAGAGCTCAGAACAAGCAATTACAG GCCCAAGATGGCAATACTAGGTTCTCGCGAGCAGATGTGCATTCATGATGAAGTGCGTTCAGTTCGGGGCAGAGCACAAAACAATGCTTGCCACTACGTTTGCAGAAAACGTTTATGCCGTCATCACTCCCACGTTTCTG AGTATGTGAAGAAGCACCATGGTCTAGGGAATGAACCTTTTGACATTGAAGATTTGGTAAATATTGGAAGAACCAAGGGCCC ATGTCCGTATTACGTATCCCGTGAACTTCACAAGACTGCTGATATATTGTTTGCTCCATACAACTACCTTATTGATCCTGGAAACCGGCGGTCTTTAACTGGTATACCATGGAGCAATGCTGTACTCATATTTGATGAAGCTCACAACCTG GAGAGCATATGTGCAGATGCAGCTTCATTTGATTTGCCTTCTAGCTATCTTACTGCTTGCATCTCTGAAGCAAAACAATGTATTGACATTTGCATAGCAAAAAGGGCAATTGACAAATCTGCTGACAAACAACTTGATCCAGAAAACTATGCTATTCTACGAG CTCTTTTGCTGAAGCTTGAGAAACGGATTGCTGAAGTTGCTATCGAATCCAAAGAATTGGGCTTCACTCGTCCTGGGAATTACATATATGAATTTCTTTCTGATCTGAATATCACATATGAGACAGCCAATATGCTTATCTCTACAATCGACAACGCCTCTTTGCTCCTTGAGGAGG GGATTACACCTGAGACGGGAGTGCCGGTCAAGATGAAGGGTACTTTATGCAGACTAGAAAGCATAAGGGATATACTCAATATAATTTTCAGGGATGGTGGTAGAGTCCATGCCAAGTACTATCGT TTTCATGTGCAGGAATCACAGCCAAGTTTTGCAGATTCCTTCAGAG GTAAGGGGTCAAGGGTGCTTAGTTGGTGGTGTTTCAACCCTGGACTTGCGATGGAAGAATTTGTTAAGTTGGGCATACGCTCTATCATATTGACATCAGGCACACTATCTCCGCTAGATTCATTTGCCATGGAACTAAATTT AGAGTTCCCAGTCAGGTTAGAGAACCCTCATGTCATATCTTCTAATCAAATCTGTGTTGGAGTTGTACCTACCGGCCCATCTGGTTATCCATTTAATTCTTCCTACCGGACTCGTGATTCTCTAGAATATAAGCAAGAGCTGGGCAATGCAATTG TTAATTTTGCTCGAATTGTGCCGGATGGGCTTCTTGTGTTTTTTCCCTCATACTACATGATGGACCAGTGCATTGAGTGCTGGAAAAGCATG ATTCTTGCAGATGCTATTGTCTTTCAGAGTCATGCAAGCTCAGCAGTTTTGAGCACAATTTGGGAAAGGATTTGCAAGCACAAACAACCTGTTGTAGAGCCTAAACAGTCATCACTCTTTCCACATGCAATCGAG GATTTTGAGACAAAGTTACGTGATAGTTCTACATCAGGGGCAATATTTTTTGCAGTCTGTCGTGGCAAA GTTAGTGAGGGGCTTGATTTTGCTGACCAGGCTGGGAGAGCCGTGCTTATCACAGGCATGCCCTTTTCTATGAAGACTGATCCCAAG GTTCGTCTCAAACGTGAATACTTGGATCAGCAGGCTCAATCAGTGAAGAAAGACTCTAAG GCATTGACAGGGGAGGAATGGTATGTTCAGCAAGCCACAAGGGCTGTCAATCAGGCCGTTGGACGTGTCCTTAGACATCGCCATGATTATGGAGCAATAATTTTCTGCGATGAACG GTTTGCACAACAAAATCATCAAAGCCAAATGTCATACTGGCTCCGACCTCATATAAAG TGCTACACGAAGTTTGGAGATGTAGTGTTTACATTGACTAGattttttcgagaaaaagacAGCTTTGGGCCCTTGAGACCAAAACAGCCAGAAATTTCCAAGACTG GTAAGCTCAGCCTATCTCAGGACAAAACCTCATCGTTAAAATCTCTCGCCTCACTCACCTCTTTG GCTTCAACTGCTGAAAATTATGTTACAAAGTCGTCTTTAGTAATACCTGCAATTGCCACAGACAACAGCTATGACCAGTTTGGTCACATTGTTCCTGCCAATCGCTCTAATCTTTCTAACAAATACATTAATCACACGAGCCAACATTCAGGAGATCAATTTTCCTTTAGGAAAAGATCGGGAGAGaacgaaaataataaaagaaattctCAGTATCAGGATGATGAAGTGATTGATCTGACTGGTGATGCACTGCTTTGCAAGAAATCGGCTGAAGATGTCATGACACCTATATCTttcaaaaagctaaaattatATGAGAGAAGCAATGTTATGGTTGAATCTAGAAATGCTTCCTCTTCAAAGCTGTTACATAATGCTGATTCAACATTCTCTCTAGAAAAGTCTCCTGGCGACAGAAGTTCAGAGAGGGGAAATAAGAAAATATCACAGCTTCCATCAAGTGATCCTGTAGGATTTGGAGCTAATAGTAATTATGAAGAAGCACAAAGTCATCAAGGTGGTACTAAAAGTAGTTCGTTTCCTAGTGGCGATGAGGAAACCAGAGGCTCTGCGTTCTTGGCACAG GTTCAAGAAAAACTCACCGCTACAGAGTATAAAGAATTTGTGGGATTCATGAAAGCATTAAAATTGAAAACCATGAAGATTTCACCTGTTCTGGAGTCGATTGCGAGATTGTTCTCTAGTCCAGGAAGGCTTTCACTTCTTAAAAG GTTTAAGGATTTTGTTCCTGCAAAATATCATGACATATACGAGCAGCTTCTTAGAACTCATGGTGCAGCGGACAATACATAA
- the LOC109722277 gene encoding regulator of telomere elongation helicase 1 isoform X4 has protein sequence MPIYKIRGIDVDFPFEAYDCQIVYMEKVIQSLQEGRNALLESPTGTGKTLCLLCATLAWRKSFGDFSTIGNEDRSWGSGSQPSSSQSTEQPRSNFPVIIYTSRTHSQLKQVIRELRTSNYRPKMAILGSREQMCIHDEVRSVRGRAQNNACHYVCRKRLCRHHSHVSEYVKKHHGLGNEPFDIEDLVNIGRTKGPCPYYVSRELHKTADILFAPYNYLIDPGNRRSLTGIPWSNAVLIFDEAHNLESICADAASFDLPSSYLTACISEAKQCIDICIAKRAIDKSADKQLDPENYAILRALLLKLEKRIAEVAIESKELGFTRPGNYIYEFLSDLNITYETANMLISTIDNASLLLEEGITPETGVPVKMKGTLCRLESIRDILNIIFRDGGRVHAKYYRFHVQESQPSFADSFRGKGSRVLSWWCFNPGLAMEEFVKLGIRSIILTSGTLSPLDSFAMELNLEFPVRLENPHVISSNQICVGVVPTGPSGYPFNSSYRTRDSLEYKQELGNAIVNFARIVPDGLLVFFPSYYMMDQCIECWKSMSHASSAVLSTIWERICKHKQPVVEPKQSSLFPHAIEDFETKLRDSSTSGAIFFAVCRGKVSEGLDFADQAGRAVLITGMPFSMKTDPKVRLKREYLDQQAQSVKKDSKALTGEEWYVQQATRAVNQAVGRVLRHRHDYGAIIFCDERFAQQNHQSQMSYWLRPHIKCYTKFGDVVFTLTRFFREKDSFGPLRPKQPEISKTGKLSLSQDKTSSLKSLASLTSLASTAENYVTKSSLVIPAIATDNSYDQFGHIVPANRSNLSNKYINHTSQHSGDQFSFRKRSGENENNKRNSQYQDDEVIDLTGDALLCKKSAEDVMTPISFKKLKLYERSNVMVESRNASSSKLLHNADSTFSLEKSPGDRSSERGNKKISQLPSSDPVGFGANSNYEEAQSHQGGTKSSSFPSGDEETRGSAFLAQVQEKLTATEYKEFVGFMKALKLKTMKISPVLESIARLFSSPGRLSLLKRFKDFVPAKYHDIYEQLLRTHGAADNT, from the exons ATGCCGATCTACAAGATTAGGGGGATCGATGTCGATTTCCCCTTCGAAGCCTACGATTGCCAGATCGTCTACATGGAGAAGGTCATCCAATCCTTACAGGAG GGACGCAATGCTTTGCTGGAGAGTCCCACAGGAACGGGGAAAACACTCTGCCTCTTATGCGCCACTTTGGCTTGGAGGAAGAGCTTTGGTGATTTCTCAACTATCGGTAATGAAGATAGGAGTTGGGGTTCGGGGAGTCAGCCGAGCAGCAGTCAATCAACGGAGCAACCACGATCAAATTTTCCGGTGATTATATACACGTCACGAACTCACAGCCAACTGAAGCAGGTCATAAGAGAGCTCAGAACAAGCAATTACAG GCCCAAGATGGCAATACTAGGTTCTCGCGAGCAGATGTGCATTCATGATGAAGTGCGTTCAGTTCGGGGCAGAGCACAAAACAATGCTTGCCACTACGTTTGCAGAAAACGTTTATGCCGTCATCACTCCCACGTTTCTG AGTATGTGAAGAAGCACCATGGTCTAGGGAATGAACCTTTTGACATTGAAGATTTGGTAAATATTGGAAGAACCAAGGGCCC ATGTCCGTATTACGTATCCCGTGAACTTCACAAGACTGCTGATATATTGTTTGCTCCATACAACTACCTTATTGATCCTGGAAACCGGCGGTCTTTAACTGGTATACCATGGAGCAATGCTGTACTCATATTTGATGAAGCTCACAACCTG GAGAGCATATGTGCAGATGCAGCTTCATTTGATTTGCCTTCTAGCTATCTTACTGCTTGCATCTCTGAAGCAAAACAATGTATTGACATTTGCATAGCAAAAAGGGCAATTGACAAATCTGCTGACAAACAACTTGATCCAGAAAACTATGCTATTCTACGAG CTCTTTTGCTGAAGCTTGAGAAACGGATTGCTGAAGTTGCTATCGAATCCAAAGAATTGGGCTTCACTCGTCCTGGGAATTACATATATGAATTTCTTTCTGATCTGAATATCACATATGAGACAGCCAATATGCTTATCTCTACAATCGACAACGCCTCTTTGCTCCTTGAGGAGG GGATTACACCTGAGACGGGAGTGCCGGTCAAGATGAAGGGTACTTTATGCAGACTAGAAAGCATAAGGGATATACTCAATATAATTTTCAGGGATGGTGGTAGAGTCCATGCCAAGTACTATCGT TTTCATGTGCAGGAATCACAGCCAAGTTTTGCAGATTCCTTCAGAG GTAAGGGGTCAAGGGTGCTTAGTTGGTGGTGTTTCAACCCTGGACTTGCGATGGAAGAATTTGTTAAGTTGGGCATACGCTCTATCATATTGACATCAGGCACACTATCTCCGCTAGATTCATTTGCCATGGAACTAAATTT AGAGTTCCCAGTCAGGTTAGAGAACCCTCATGTCATATCTTCTAATCAAATCTGTGTTGGAGTTGTACCTACCGGCCCATCTGGTTATCCATTTAATTCTTCCTACCGGACTCGTGATTCTCTAGAATATAAGCAAGAGCTGGGCAATGCAATTG TTAATTTTGCTCGAATTGTGCCGGATGGGCTTCTTGTGTTTTTTCCCTCATACTACATGATGGACCAGTGCATTGAGTGCTGGAAAAGCATG AGTCATGCAAGCTCAGCAGTTTTGAGCACAATTTGGGAAAGGATTTGCAAGCACAAACAACCTGTTGTAGAGCCTAAACAGTCATCACTCTTTCCACATGCAATCGAG GATTTTGAGACAAAGTTACGTGATAGTTCTACATCAGGGGCAATATTTTTTGCAGTCTGTCGTGGCAAA GTTAGTGAGGGGCTTGATTTTGCTGACCAGGCTGGGAGAGCCGTGCTTATCACAGGCATGCCCTTTTCTATGAAGACTGATCCCAAG GTTCGTCTCAAACGTGAATACTTGGATCAGCAGGCTCAATCAGTGAAGAAAGACTCTAAG GCATTGACAGGGGAGGAATGGTATGTTCAGCAAGCCACAAGGGCTGTCAATCAGGCCGTTGGACGTGTCCTTAGACATCGCCATGATTATGGAGCAATAATTTTCTGCGATGAACG GTTTGCACAACAAAATCATCAAAGCCAAATGTCATACTGGCTCCGACCTCATATAAAG TGCTACACGAAGTTTGGAGATGTAGTGTTTACATTGACTAGattttttcgagaaaaagacAGCTTTGGGCCCTTGAGACCAAAACAGCCAGAAATTTCCAAGACTG GTAAGCTCAGCCTATCTCAGGACAAAACCTCATCGTTAAAATCTCTCGCCTCACTCACCTCTTTG GCTTCAACTGCTGAAAATTATGTTACAAAGTCGTCTTTAGTAATACCTGCAATTGCCACAGACAACAGCTATGACCAGTTTGGTCACATTGTTCCTGCCAATCGCTCTAATCTTTCTAACAAATACATTAATCACACGAGCCAACATTCAGGAGATCAATTTTCCTTTAGGAAAAGATCGGGAGAGaacgaaaataataaaagaaattctCAGTATCAGGATGATGAAGTGATTGATCTGACTGGTGATGCACTGCTTTGCAAGAAATCGGCTGAAGATGTCATGACACCTATATCTttcaaaaagctaaaattatATGAGAGAAGCAATGTTATGGTTGAATCTAGAAATGCTTCCTCTTCAAAGCTGTTACATAATGCTGATTCAACATTCTCTCTAGAAAAGTCTCCTGGCGACAGAAGTTCAGAGAGGGGAAATAAGAAAATATCACAGCTTCCATCAAGTGATCCTGTAGGATTTGGAGCTAATAGTAATTATGAAGAAGCACAAAGTCATCAAGGTGGTACTAAAAGTAGTTCGTTTCCTAGTGGCGATGAGGAAACCAGAGGCTCTGCGTTCTTGGCACAG GTTCAAGAAAAACTCACCGCTACAGAGTATAAAGAATTTGTGGGATTCATGAAAGCATTAAAATTGAAAACCATGAAGATTTCACCTGTTCTGGAGTCGATTGCGAGATTGTTCTCTAGTCCAGGAAGGCTTTCACTTCTTAAAAG GTTTAAGGATTTTGTTCCTGCAAAATATCATGACATATACGAGCAGCTTCTTAGAACTCATGGTGCAGCGGACAATACATAA
- the LOC109722277 gene encoding regulator of telomere elongation helicase 1 isoform X3 — translation MPIYKIRGIDVDFPFEAYDCQIVYMEKVIQSLQEGRNALLESPTGTGKTLCLLCATLAWRKSFGDFSTIGNEDRSWGSGSQPSSSQSTEQPRSNFPVIIYTSRTHSQLKQVIRELRTSNYRPKMAILGSREQMCIHDEVRSVRGRAQNNACHYVCRKRLCRHHSHVSEYVKKHHGLGNEPFDIEDLVNIGRTKGPCPYYVSRELHKTADILFAPYNYLIDPGNRRSLTGIPWSNAVLIFDEAHNLESICADAASFDLPSSYLTACISEAKQCIDICIAKRAIDKSADKQLDPENYAILRALLLKLEKRIAEVAIESKELGFTRPGNYIYEFLSDLNITYETANMLISTIDNASLLLEEGITPETGVPVKMKGTLCRLESIRDILNIIFRDGGRVHAKYYRFHVQESQPSFADSFRVAGKGSRVLSWWCFNPGLAMEEFVKLGIRSIILTSGTLSPLDSFAMELNLEFPVRLENPHVISSNQICVGVVPTGPSGYPFNSSYRTRDSLEYKQELGNAIVNFARIVPDGLLVFFPSYYMMDQCIECWKSMSHASSAVLSTIWERICKHKQPVVEPKQSSLFPHAIEDFETKLRDSSTSGAIFFAVCRGKVSEGLDFADQAGRAVLITGMPFSMKTDPKVRLKREYLDQQAQSVKKDSKALTGEEWYVQQATRAVNQAVGRVLRHRHDYGAIIFCDERFAQQNHQSQMSYWLRPHIKCYTKFGDVVFTLTRFFREKDSFGPLRPKQPEISKTGKLSLSQDKTSSLKSLASLTSLASTAENYVTKSSLVIPAIATDNSYDQFGHIVPANRSNLSNKYINHTSQHSGDQFSFRKRSGENENNKRNSQYQDDEVIDLTGDALLCKKSAEDVMTPISFKKLKLYERSNVMVESRNASSSKLLHNADSTFSLEKSPGDRSSERGNKKISQLPSSDPVGFGANSNYEEAQSHQGGTKSSSFPSGDEETRGSAFLAQVQEKLTATEYKEFVGFMKALKLKTMKISPVLESIARLFSSPGRLSLLKRFKDFVPAKYHDIYEQLLRTHGAADNT, via the exons ATGCCGATCTACAAGATTAGGGGGATCGATGTCGATTTCCCCTTCGAAGCCTACGATTGCCAGATCGTCTACATGGAGAAGGTCATCCAATCCTTACAGGAG GGACGCAATGCTTTGCTGGAGAGTCCCACAGGAACGGGGAAAACACTCTGCCTCTTATGCGCCACTTTGGCTTGGAGGAAGAGCTTTGGTGATTTCTCAACTATCGGTAATGAAGATAGGAGTTGGGGTTCGGGGAGTCAGCCGAGCAGCAGTCAATCAACGGAGCAACCACGATCAAATTTTCCGGTGATTATATACACGTCACGAACTCACAGCCAACTGAAGCAGGTCATAAGAGAGCTCAGAACAAGCAATTACAG GCCCAAGATGGCAATACTAGGTTCTCGCGAGCAGATGTGCATTCATGATGAAGTGCGTTCAGTTCGGGGCAGAGCACAAAACAATGCTTGCCACTACGTTTGCAGAAAACGTTTATGCCGTCATCACTCCCACGTTTCTG AGTATGTGAAGAAGCACCATGGTCTAGGGAATGAACCTTTTGACATTGAAGATTTGGTAAATATTGGAAGAACCAAGGGCCC ATGTCCGTATTACGTATCCCGTGAACTTCACAAGACTGCTGATATATTGTTTGCTCCATACAACTACCTTATTGATCCTGGAAACCGGCGGTCTTTAACTGGTATACCATGGAGCAATGCTGTACTCATATTTGATGAAGCTCACAACCTG GAGAGCATATGTGCAGATGCAGCTTCATTTGATTTGCCTTCTAGCTATCTTACTGCTTGCATCTCTGAAGCAAAACAATGTATTGACATTTGCATAGCAAAAAGGGCAATTGACAAATCTGCTGACAAACAACTTGATCCAGAAAACTATGCTATTCTACGAG CTCTTTTGCTGAAGCTTGAGAAACGGATTGCTGAAGTTGCTATCGAATCCAAAGAATTGGGCTTCACTCGTCCTGGGAATTACATATATGAATTTCTTTCTGATCTGAATATCACATATGAGACAGCCAATATGCTTATCTCTACAATCGACAACGCCTCTTTGCTCCTTGAGGAGG GGATTACACCTGAGACGGGAGTGCCGGTCAAGATGAAGGGTACTTTATGCAGACTAGAAAGCATAAGGGATATACTCAATATAATTTTCAGGGATGGTGGTAGAGTCCATGCCAAGTACTATCGT TTTCATGTGCAGGAATCACAGCCAAGTTTTGCAGATTCCTTCAGAG TTGCAGGTAAGGGGTCAAGGGTGCTTAGTTGGTGGTGTTTCAACCCTGGACTTGCGATGGAAGAATTTGTTAAGTTGGGCATACGCTCTATCATATTGACATCAGGCACACTATCTCCGCTAGATTCATTTGCCATGGAACTAAATTT AGAGTTCCCAGTCAGGTTAGAGAACCCTCATGTCATATCTTCTAATCAAATCTGTGTTGGAGTTGTACCTACCGGCCCATCTGGTTATCCATTTAATTCTTCCTACCGGACTCGTGATTCTCTAGAATATAAGCAAGAGCTGGGCAATGCAATTG TTAATTTTGCTCGAATTGTGCCGGATGGGCTTCTTGTGTTTTTTCCCTCATACTACATGATGGACCAGTGCATTGAGTGCTGGAAAAGCATG AGTCATGCAAGCTCAGCAGTTTTGAGCACAATTTGGGAAAGGATTTGCAAGCACAAACAACCTGTTGTAGAGCCTAAACAGTCATCACTCTTTCCACATGCAATCGAG GATTTTGAGACAAAGTTACGTGATAGTTCTACATCAGGGGCAATATTTTTTGCAGTCTGTCGTGGCAAA GTTAGTGAGGGGCTTGATTTTGCTGACCAGGCTGGGAGAGCCGTGCTTATCACAGGCATGCCCTTTTCTATGAAGACTGATCCCAAG GTTCGTCTCAAACGTGAATACTTGGATCAGCAGGCTCAATCAGTGAAGAAAGACTCTAAG GCATTGACAGGGGAGGAATGGTATGTTCAGCAAGCCACAAGGGCTGTCAATCAGGCCGTTGGACGTGTCCTTAGACATCGCCATGATTATGGAGCAATAATTTTCTGCGATGAACG GTTTGCACAACAAAATCATCAAAGCCAAATGTCATACTGGCTCCGACCTCATATAAAG TGCTACACGAAGTTTGGAGATGTAGTGTTTACATTGACTAGattttttcgagaaaaagacAGCTTTGGGCCCTTGAGACCAAAACAGCCAGAAATTTCCAAGACTG GTAAGCTCAGCCTATCTCAGGACAAAACCTCATCGTTAAAATCTCTCGCCTCACTCACCTCTTTG GCTTCAACTGCTGAAAATTATGTTACAAAGTCGTCTTTAGTAATACCTGCAATTGCCACAGACAACAGCTATGACCAGTTTGGTCACATTGTTCCTGCCAATCGCTCTAATCTTTCTAACAAATACATTAATCACACGAGCCAACATTCAGGAGATCAATTTTCCTTTAGGAAAAGATCGGGAGAGaacgaaaataataaaagaaattctCAGTATCAGGATGATGAAGTGATTGATCTGACTGGTGATGCACTGCTTTGCAAGAAATCGGCTGAAGATGTCATGACACCTATATCTttcaaaaagctaaaattatATGAGAGAAGCAATGTTATGGTTGAATCTAGAAATGCTTCCTCTTCAAAGCTGTTACATAATGCTGATTCAACATTCTCTCTAGAAAAGTCTCCTGGCGACAGAAGTTCAGAGAGGGGAAATAAGAAAATATCACAGCTTCCATCAAGTGATCCTGTAGGATTTGGAGCTAATAGTAATTATGAAGAAGCACAAAGTCATCAAGGTGGTACTAAAAGTAGTTCGTTTCCTAGTGGCGATGAGGAAACCAGAGGCTCTGCGTTCTTGGCACAG GTTCAAGAAAAACTCACCGCTACAGAGTATAAAGAATTTGTGGGATTCATGAAAGCATTAAAATTGAAAACCATGAAGATTTCACCTGTTCTGGAGTCGATTGCGAGATTGTTCTCTAGTCCAGGAAGGCTTTCACTTCTTAAAAG GTTTAAGGATTTTGTTCCTGCAAAATATCATGACATATACGAGCAGCTTCTTAGAACTCATGGTGCAGCGGACAATACATAA